In Daucus carota subsp. sativus chromosome 4, DH1 v3.0, whole genome shotgun sequence, one DNA window encodes the following:
- the LOC108218014 gene encoding aluminum-activated malate transporter 8, translating into MAAMEIDSTTCEHGLMGRLFHWAKALSGKIRTNMEVLIERIMKLARDDPRRVVHSFKVALALTFVSLIYYVRPLYDGFGVAGIWAVLTVVVIFEFTVGGTLYKGLNRGIATFSAGGLGLGAIYIASHLGEAEPVFLGFMVFLLAAVSTFIRFFPHIKRRYDYGVLIFILTFSMVAVSGSRVEKIIELANQRLVTIIIGGAACMVVSIFLCPVWAGEDLHKLVALNMEKLANFLEGFGGEYFKLDEEESSGEAGVCSKDKLLFLNGYKSVLNSKASEESLANLAWWEPGHGRFRFSHPWKQYLETGGLIRQCACHIEALSGHLNTDIEVQSEFHKRIAEPCMKVCSESGKALKELASSLRAMKRPSSFSAHIQNCKAAIADLRAALEASSPDSANLVEMIPSIAVGSLLCDISKCVEKISESIHELSDKANFESAKSTQSSHIIHRGSVKPLTGDTRHGNDDNYVHVVVINVNSTSSGASLP; encoded by the exons ATGGCTGCCATGGAAATTGATTCAACAACATGTGAGCATGGGCTTATGGGTCGGCTATTTCACTGGGCCAAGGCTTTATCTGGCAAGATAAGGACAAATATGGAGGTGCTTATAGAGAGAATTATGAAGCTGGCGAGAGATGATCCGAGGAGAGTTGTGCACTCTTTTAAAGTTGCACTAGCTCTCACATTTGTGTCCTTGATATACTATGTCAGGCCATTGTATGACGGCTTTGGTGTGGCGGGAATCTGGGCCGTTTTAACCGTGGTCGTGATTTTCGAATTTACAGTAG GTGGAACCTTATATAAAGGTCTGAATAGAGGAATTGCGACGTTTTCAGCTGGCGGTCTCGGACTCGGAGCTATTTACATAGCAAGCCATCTCGGAGAAGCCGAGCCTGTTTTTCTAGGATTCATGGTCTTCCTCCTCG CTGCGGTATCAACATTCATAAGATTTTTCCCGCATATAAAGAGGCGGTATGACTACGGGGTGCTGATATTTATACTAACATTCAGCATGGTAGCTGTCTCCGGTTCTCGAGTTGAAAAAATCATAGAGCTGGCGAACCAACGCCTAGTCACCATCATCATCGGCGGTGCTGCCTGTATGGTTGTATCAATATTCCTTTGTCCAGTTTGGGCCGGTGAAGATCTGCACAAACTTGTTGCTCTTAACATGGAAAAGCTTGCCAACTTCTTAGAAG GATTTGGAGGTGAATACTTTAAACTTGATGAGGAGGAAAGTTCTGGAGAGGCTGGTGTCTGTAGCAAAGACAAGCTGCTCTTTCTTAATGGATATAAAAGTGTTCTTAATAGCAAAGCATCCGAAGAATCCCTG GCTAATTTGGCATGGTGGGAACCAGGCCACGGGAGATTCAGGTTTAGTCACCCGTGGAAGCAATACTTGGAAACTGGGGGCCTGATTAGGCAATGCGCATGTCATATTGAAGCTCTTAGTGGCCATCTCAATACCGATATCGAA GTACAGTCAGAATTTCACAAAAGAATCGCAGAGCCATGCATGAAAGTGTGCTCGGAATCAGGCAAGGCTTTGAAAGAATTAGCTTCCTCTTTACGAGCTATGAAGCGTCCATCTTCCTTTAGTGCACACATCCAAAATTGTAAGGCGGCCATCGCTGATCTTCGAGCTGCACTTGAAGCTTCTTCACCTGACAGCGCAAATCTGGTGGAAATGATACCGTCCATTGCAGTGGGATCCCTACTATGTGATATAAGCAAATGCGTTGAGAAAATCTCTGAGTCCATTCATGAACTTTCTGACAAGGCCAATTTCGAAAGTGCAAAATCAACCCAATCTTCCCATATAATTCACCGTGGTTCCGTAAAACCTCTAACCGGTGACACTAGACATGGAAATGATGATAATTATGTCCATGTCGTCGTTATTAATGTAAATAGTACTTCTTCCGGAGCTAGCTTGCCatag
- the LOC108215866 gene encoding protein LEAD-SENSITIVE 1 yields MGLLSNRVDRESLKPGDHIYSWRNAYIYAHHGIYVGNDKVIHFTRRGQEVGTGTVLDLLLVSSGPTRTYVPCETCIPPLEGHGVVSSCLNCFLGGGILYRFEYAVSHALFLAKARGGTCTLAVSDEGEAVVHRANYLLNNGFGCYNVFKNNCEDFAIYCKTGQLVLESSMGQSGQAVSIIGGPLAAVLSTPLRLVTTNIYGMAATAVGMYCVSRYAADIGMRKDVVKVSAEDLTRRLTIGTLQMIEPSLPALPSTVS; encoded by the exons ATGGGGTTGCTCTCAAACag AGTCGATAGAGAGAGCCTTAAACCAGGCGATCACATCTATTCCTGGCGTAACGCTTATATCTATGCACATCACG GCATTTATGTGGGGAATGATAAAGTAATTCATTTCACCAGACGTGGTCAAGAAGTGGGCACAGGAACTGTGTTGGACCTCCTTTTGGTAAGCTCAGGTCCAACCCGAACTTATGTTCCTTGTGAAACATGCATCCCGCCGCTAGAGGGCCATGGGGTTGTCTCTTCATGTTTAAATTGTTTTCTTGGAGGAGGGATCCTATACCGTTTCGAGTATGCAGTCAGCCACGCCCTCTTTCTTGCAAAAGCACGTGGTGGAACTTGCACACTCGCGGTCTCTGATGAAGGGGAAGCTGTAGTCCATCGGGCAAACTACCTGCTTAACAATGGATTTGGGTGCTACAATGTATTCAAGAACAACTGCGAAGATTTTGCTATTTATTGCAAGACAGGTCAGCTTGTTCTGGAAAGCTCAATGGGTCAGAGTGGTCAAGCAGTATCTATAATTGGGGGTCCGCTTGCCGCAGTCCTGTCGACACCATTACGCCTTGTTACTACGAACATATATGGAATGGCTGCGACTGCTGTAGGAATGTACTGTGTCAGCCGCTATGCTGCTGATATAGGCATGAGAAAGGATGTGGTGAAGGTTTCTGCAGAGGATCTGACTAGGAGGCTTACTATAGGCACGCTGCAGATGATCGAACCGAGTCTCCCAGCTTTGCCTTCTACAGTTAGCTAG
- the LOC108219474 gene encoding NDR1/HIN1-like protein 10 isoform X2, whose product MPLHRAAAATFLGGAGQQPPATRPTTDRQQYNRITKVICTCVRDIMLALIIALICIAFISIIASLIIRPRSPRFTVISAAIAGVNVTGSEFKAACNLSVLAHNPNTNLVIWYRKLEVLLLYGSDYELSGTTIAPMFQSKRNQTVISARLVSDDVDVDNDVVEGVASELRRGVITFRVRVLAGVRFKRGKWVTKKYKVKADCDGIDIGVLNATGTGNLIEPGIQCEGSARQDHDSWTAALKLTVTSMVGVLLREVAA is encoded by the exons ATGCCCCTTCACAGAGCCGCTGCCGCCACCTTCCTCGGCGGTGCCGGACAACAGCCACCGGCCACCAGGCCCACCACCGACCGTCAACAATACAATCGAATCACTAAAGTAATCTGCACATGTGTTCGTGACATCATGCTTGCGTTAATCATCGCTCTCATCTGCATCGCTTTCATTTCGATCATAGCTTCACTCATCATTCGCCCTCGGTCGCCGAGATTCACCGTCATCTCCGCCGCCATCGCCGGCGTCAACGTTACCGGATCGGAGTTCAAGGCGGCGTGCAATCTGTCAGTACTAGCACACAATCCGAACACTAATCTCGTGATCTGGTACAGGAAGCTTGAGGTGTTGCTACTGTACGGCTCCGATTATGAGTTATCGGGGACTACGATAGCGCCGATGTTTCAGAGCAAGCGAAATCAGACTGTGATTAGTGCTCGGTTAGTGAGTGATGACGTGGATGTTGACAACGACGTTGTGGAAGGTGTGGCCAGTGAGTTGAGGCGAGGAGTGATCACTTTTAGGGTCAGGGTTTTGGCGGGGGTTAGGTTTAAGAGAGGGAAATGGGTGACGAAGAAGTACAAGGTCAAGGCGGACTGCGATGGCATTGATATCGGGGTTTTAAATGCTACTGGGACGGGGAATTTGATAGAACCTGGCATACAATGTGAG GGTTCTGCAAGACAGGATCATGATTCATGGACTGCAGCACTTAAATTAACCGTGACAAGCATGGTTGGCGTATTACTAAGAGAAG TTGCTGCCTAG
- the LOC108219474 gene encoding NDR1/HIN1-like protein 10 isoform X1, with protein MPLHRAAAATFLGGAGQQPPATRPTTDRQQYNRITKVICTCVRDIMLALIIALICIAFISIIASLIIRPRSPRFTVISAAIAGVNVTGSEFKAACNLSVLAHNPNTNLVIWYRKLEVLLLYGSDYELSGTTIAPMFQSKRNQTVISARLVSDDVDVDNDVVEGVASELRRGVITFRVRVLAGVRFKRGKWVTKKYKVKADCDGIDIGVLNATGTGNLIEPGIQCEGSARQDHDSWTAALKLTVTSMVGVLLREGDFVSFLIFDLNAELDFLTFN; from the exons ATGCCCCTTCACAGAGCCGCTGCCGCCACCTTCCTCGGCGGTGCCGGACAACAGCCACCGGCCACCAGGCCCACCACCGACCGTCAACAATACAATCGAATCACTAAAGTAATCTGCACATGTGTTCGTGACATCATGCTTGCGTTAATCATCGCTCTCATCTGCATCGCTTTCATTTCGATCATAGCTTCACTCATCATTCGCCCTCGGTCGCCGAGATTCACCGTCATCTCCGCCGCCATCGCCGGCGTCAACGTTACCGGATCGGAGTTCAAGGCGGCGTGCAATCTGTCAGTACTAGCACACAATCCGAACACTAATCTCGTGATCTGGTACAGGAAGCTTGAGGTGTTGCTACTGTACGGCTCCGATTATGAGTTATCGGGGACTACGATAGCGCCGATGTTTCAGAGCAAGCGAAATCAGACTGTGATTAGTGCTCGGTTAGTGAGTGATGACGTGGATGTTGACAACGACGTTGTGGAAGGTGTGGCCAGTGAGTTGAGGCGAGGAGTGATCACTTTTAGGGTCAGGGTTTTGGCGGGGGTTAGGTTTAAGAGAGGGAAATGGGTGACGAAGAAGTACAAGGTCAAGGCGGACTGCGATGGCATTGATATCGGGGTTTTAAATGCTACTGGGACGGGGAATTTGATAGAACCTGGCATACAATGTGAG GGTTCTGCAAGACAGGATCATGATTCATGGACTGCAGCACTTAAATTAACCGTGACAAGCATGGTTGGCGTATTACTAAGAGAAGGTGATTTTGTTTCCTTCTTAATATTCGATTTAAATGCAGAACTAGATTTTCTTACATTTAACTAG
- the LOC108219476 gene encoding NDR1/HIN1-like protein 1 produces MSMKECGDHKQKRQNRIRRLCACLLVFCFLVLLVFLITWAILQPKKPSFVVRDATIYDFKVASSPDLFTSNFQITVSSRNPNDHIGIYYDKLDVYASYRGQQLTYYTVIPPTYQGHKSMNVWSPFISGTSVPIAPFIGEALNLDQSNGGIQMMIKINGRVRWKVGAFVSGRYHLHVTCPVYIPYGSKNDNFDGETSIKVPLLASCAVSV; encoded by the coding sequence ATGTCGATGAAAGAGTGCGGCGACCACAAGCAGAAACGGCAGAATCGCATCCGCCGTCTATGCGCCTGTCTCCTAGTCTTCTGTTTCCTCGTCCTTCTCGTGTTTCTGATCACTTGGGCTATCCTACAACCCAAAAAACCCAGTTTCGTCGTCCGAGACGCCACAATCTACGACTTCAAAGTCGCCTCCTCTCCCGACCTCTTCACTTCCAACTTCCAGATCACTGTCTCGTCTCGAAATCCCAACGACCACATAGGCATATACTATGACAAACTCGACGTCTATGCCTCTTATCGCGGCCAACAACTCACTTACTACACTGTTATACCGCCTACCTATCAAGGCCACAAGAGTATGAATGTTTGGTCACCTTTTATATCAGGTACTAGCGTTCCGATAGCTCCTTTTATCGGTGAAGCACTGAACTTAGACCAGTCTAATGGAGGCATCCAAATGATGATCAAAATCAATGGACGGGTGAGATGGAAAGTTGGCGCCTTTGTTTCTGGGCGCTATCATCTCCATGTTACTTGTCCCGTTTATATTCCTTATGGTAGTAAAAATGACAATTTTGATGGTGAAACATCGATCAAGGTCCCGCTTCTAGCGAGCTGCGCAGTGAGTGTGTGA
- the LOC108215824 gene encoding NDR1/HIN1-like protein 1, with amino-acid sequence MSTKQCSHHKDRRKRIIRRVCSVLLVILFICLLTFLIIWAVLQPKKPRFTLQDATIYAFNVTAVPNLLTSNFQVTVTSRNPNSKIGIYYDKLDIFATYRSQQITYFTTILPAYQGHKDTNVWSPFIYGTNVPVAPYNGVALSQDQASGDILLMIKMNGRVRWKVGSFTSGRYHIHVTCPAYIPFGNNRNSGIAVGSAVKYQLSTKCKVSV; translated from the coding sequence ATGAGCACAAAACAGTGCAGCCACCACAAAGACCGCCGAAAGCGGATCATCCGCCGCGTCTGCTCCGTCCTCCTCGTCATCCTCTTCATCTGCCTCCTCACCTTCCTCATCATCTGGGCCGTTCTCCAGCCCAAAAAGCCCCGCTTCACCCTCCAGGACGCCACCATCTACGCCTTCAACGTCACCGCCGTCCCCAACCTCCTCACCTCCAACTTCCAAGTCACCGTCACTTCCCGAAACCCCAACAGCAAAATCGGAATCTACTACGACAAGCTCGACATCTTCGCCACCTACCGGAGCCAACAAATCACTTACTTCACCACCATCCTCCCCGCCTACCAGGGCCACAAAGACACCAACGTCTGGTCGCCGTTTATTTACGGCACCAACGTCCCGGTGGCGCCGTACAACGGGGTGGCGTTGAGCCAGGACCAGGCCAGCGGGGACATACTGTTGATGATCAAGATGAATGGACGGGTGAGATGGAAAGTTGGATCCTTCACTTCGGGTCGGTATCATATTCATGTGACGTGTCCAGCGTATATCCCGTTTGGTAATAATCGTAACAGCGGCATCGCTGTCGGTAGCGCCGTTAAGTACCAGCTCTCCACCAAGTGCAAAGTCAGTGTCTAA